In the genome of Columba livia isolate bColLiv1 breed racing homer chromosome 10, bColLiv1.pat.W.v2, whole genome shotgun sequence, one region contains:
- the DNAJB8 gene encoding dnaJ homolog subfamily B member 8 — MNHYKVLGLQKNASQDDIKKSYHKLALKWHPDKNPNNKEEAEKKFKAVVEAYSVLSDPKKRSLYDMSVRESRSNRGRNVTQCYNSSFDPAYASQDLDEIFREVFGGMHPLIHAFWDPFYNIRNNGEIWHRTGGRGRSSNLFSDFMESSMSWNPFSPFEEPSSSFTEARAEPRGARTVITTTEVINGKKITTRKIIENGQETTEVEEDGQLKSVTTNKLFGN, encoded by the coding sequence ATGAATCATTACAAAGTCCTTGGACTGCAAAAAAATGCCTCCCAGGATGACATTAAGAAATCCTACCACAAACTGGCACTAAAGTGGCATCCTGATAAGAATCCCAACAACAAGgaagaagctgaaaagaaatTCAAAGCAGTCGTTGAGGCATACAGTGTTTTGTCGGACCCTAAGAAACGATCTCTCTATGACATGTCTGTTAGGGAGAGCAGATccaacagaggaagaaatgtcacccAGTGTTATAACAGCTCCTTTGATCCTGCTTACGCATCCCAGGACCTCGATGAGATCTTTAGGGAAGTCTTTGGAGGGATGCATCCCCTTATACATGCTTTCTGGGACCCCTTTTACAACATCCGAAACAACGGTGAAATCTGGCACAGGACAGGTGGAAGAGGAAGAAGCTCCAATCTGTTTTCTGACTTTATGGAGTCATCTATGTCATGGAATCCATTTAGCCCCTTTGAGGAGCCCAGCTCCTCCTTTACTGAGGCCAGAGCTGAGCCCCGCGGTGCCCGAACAGTGATCACCACCACTGAAGTGATCAATGGCAAGAAGATCACCACCCGGAAAATCATTGAGAATGGGCAGGAGACAACAGAAGTAGAAGAAGATGGCCAGCTAAAGTCTGTGACAACAAACAAGCtatttggaaattaa